The sequence CAACATCAGGAAGACAAGGATCGCCACCGCGATGAACATGACGATCACCGGGTACACCATGGCCGAGACGATCTTGTTCTTCAGCTTGTGGGCCTTTTCCTGGTACTCGGCCAGACGCTGGAGAACGATTTCCAGCACACCGCCGAGCTCACCGGCCTTCACCATGTTCACGTAGAGCTTGTTGAAGATCTTCGGGTGCTGGGCGAGCGACTCGGAGAAGGTGGAACCACCCTGCACCGAATCCGCCAGCGCGTTGACCGTGGCCTTCAGGACCGGATTCGGCTCCTGCTTCGCCAGCACGGTGAGGCCGCGCAGCAGCGGCAGACCCGCGTCGATCAGGGTCGCGAGCTGGCGGGTGAAAATCATCAGCACCTTCGGCTTGATGCGGCCACCGACCTTGCCCTTGGCGGCTTTGGGAGTGGCCTTGCCCTTGGCTTTCGGGGCGGCCTTGCCCTTGGTCTGGGCGATCTTGCCCTTGCCTTCTTCCACCACCTGGGTGGGGTACAGACCCTGCCCGCGCAGGATGGAGATGGCTTCGGCATCGTTCGACGCCTGGATCACGCCGATGGTTTCTTCGCCTTTGGCATCAAGGGCTTTGTATTGGAAGTTGGCCATGGAACGGTGGGATTTTTAGAAAACGGAAATAGGAAAGGTCTTAGTCTATGGAACCGAAACGGGGGGCTGGCGACTCGAAAATGCCGCCAGCCTTGAATCCGTGGATCGGTGTATATCAGGTGTATTTCAGCACTTCTTCGATGGTCGTCGCGCCGGTGTAGATGTTGCGCAGGCCGTCCTCGCGCAACGTGTTCATGCCCAGTTCGACAGCCTTCTGCTTGATCACCACGCTGGGTTTGCGTTCGGTGATGAGCTCGCGGATCGGCTCGGTGACGTCGAGAAGCTCGTAAAGACCGCGGCGGCCCTTGTAACCGGTCTGGCCGCAGACGGGGCAACCACGCCCGGTGAAGAACTCCTTGTCGCCAAGCTCGTGCGGGGAGACGCCGAGCTGGGAAAGAATCGCCTCGCTGGGTTCATACGGGGCCTTGCACTCCTTGCAGATGGTGCGGACGAGACGCTGGGCGAGCACCCCTTCGAGCGAGGCGGCGACCAAGAACGGCTCGCAACCCATGTCCACGAGACGGGTCATGGCACCGGCGGCGTCGTTGGTGTGCAGGGTGGAAAGCACCAAGTGACCGGTCAGGGACGCCTGGATGGCGATCTGGGCGGTATCGAGGTCTCGCATTTCCCCCACCATGATGCGGTCCGGGTCCTGGCGCAGGAAGGCGCGGAGGATGCGCGGGAAGGTCAGGCCGATCGCCTCGTTGACCGGGATCTGGACGATGCCGTCCATGTCGTATTCGACCGGGTCCTCGGCGGTGAGGAGCTTGTGGTCGATGGTGTTGATGCGGCGCAGCGCGGCGTAAAGCGTGGTGGTCTTGCCGGCACCGGTCGGACCGGTGACGATGAAGATGCCGTTCGGCTTCTCGATGGTCTCGCCGATGTAGTCGTAGATGTGTGGCGGAAGACCAAGGTTCTCGAGCGAGAGGTTCACCGAGGAACGGTCGAGGATTCGGAGCACGATCGATTCACCGTGCTGGGTCGGCAGCGAGGACACGCGCATGTCGACCTGCTTGTCCCCCACCTGCTTCACGATGCGGCCGTCCTGCGGCACGCGGCGCTCGGCGATGTTCATGTTCGACATCACCTTCACGCGCGAAAGGATCGGCACGGCGAGGTGCTGGGGCGGCGGCGCCATTTCGTAGAGCGCGCCGTCCACGCGGTAGCGGATCTTGAAGTCCTTCTCGAAGGGCTCGAAGTGGATGTCCGAGGCCTTCTCCTTGATGGCCTGGTAGAGCACCAAGTCCACATAGCGGATGATCGGAGCGGAGTTCGCCTCGGCCTCGAGGTCGGCCTGGCTCATGCCGCCTTCGCCGCCAAGCTTGAGCTGGGCGAGCAGATCGTCCATCGCCTTGCCTTCACCGCCGTAGCACTCGTTGAGTTTCTCTTCGACGAGGTAGTCCGGCGCGATCACCAGCAGGATCTCACGACCGAGGGTGAAGCGCAGGTCCTCGACGGTCTGCGGGTTGAGAGGATCGACGAGGGCGACGTGGAGGCCATTCTGGTCGAAATGGACCGGCAGCGCGCCATGGAGGCGGGCCGTGCCGGCTGGCATCAGCGCCAGCAACTCGGCGGGCGGCGTCCAGTTGCGGAGGTCCACCATTTCTGCCCCGAGTTCGGAGGCGATCACCGGCCAGACATCGTCGCGGTGGTTGATGACCTGGTAGTCGGCGAGGATCTCGGCCGGCTCCTTGCCGCTGGTGTCGATTTCAGCGAGGATGTCCTGGGCGAGCGAGCGATCAATGAGACCGCGCGATTGGAAAAGTTCGATAAGCTGGGAATTGTCCATGGGACGAGGGAAAGTCGGTTGCGAGTTGGGTTGATCAATCGAAGTCGGCCATGGTGGCGTGGATCACCTCCTGGGCGGAGGTCAGACCCGCGAGCACCTTGCGGATGCCGTCTTCGCGGAGGGTTCGCATGCCGAGTTCCCGCGCGCGGCGGCGAAGCTGCATGGTGGTCAGTTCAGCGTTGATCATATGACGGGCCTCGTCATCGATCTGGAAGATTTCGAAGATGCCCATGCGGCCCTTGTGACCGCCGCCACGGCACTTGTCGCAGCCCACCGGTCCAAAGATGGTGGCAGCAGCGGTGCGGGAGGCATCGAGGTTGAGCGCGCGCAGCTCCTTTTCCGTGAGATCGGTGGGAGTTTTGCAGTTCGGGCAGAGCTTGCGGACGAGGCGCTGGGCCATCACCGCGCGGACCGCGGAGGCAATAAGGAAGCGCTTCACGCCGATGTCGGCGAGACGGGCCACCGCGCCGGGGGCGTCGTTGGTGTGGAGGGTGGAGAACACCAAGTGACCGGTGAGGGACGCGTTGATCGCGATGTTCGCGGTCTCGGCGTCACGAATTTCCCCGATCATGACGATGTTCGGCGCCTGGCGGAGCATGGCGCGGAGGGCAGCGGCGAAGGTCATGCCGATGTCCGCCTTCACCATCACCTGGTTGATACCGGCGAGCTCGTATTCGACCGGGTCCTCCACGGTGATGATCTTCTTGTCCGGCTTGTTGATGACGTTCAGGCAGCCGTAGAGCGTGGTGGTCTTGCCGGAACCGGTCGGGCCGGTCACCAGGATGATGCCGTCCGGCAGGCCGATGAGTTTCTCGAAGGTCGCCTGGTCGTCCGAGAAGAACCCGAGCTGCGGCAGGCCGAGCACGAGGGCGGACTTGTCGAGAATACGCATGACGATCGATTCGCCATGGTTCGAGGGCACCGAGGAAACGCGGAGGTCGACCTCCTTGTCGCCCGCCTTGATCTGGATGCGGCCGTCCTGCGGCAGGCGCTTTTCCGCGATGCTCATGGTGCCGCTCATCACCTTCAGACGGGCGATGATGGCGGGCAGAAGCTTCTTGGGATGGTTGTCCACCTCCACCAGCTTGCCGTCCATGCGGTAGCGGATGCGCACCGAAGTCTCCATCGGCTCGATGTGGATGTCGGACACCTTGAGGCGCATGGCCTCGGTGAGGATCTGGTAAACCAGCTTGATGATCGGGGCATCCGCGCTGTTCACCTCGTCGTCCGGCGTGGCCAGGTCACTGGTCGCGGAGGAAGTGTCCACGCCATAGAACTGGCGCAGGCAGTTGGTGATCGCGTGCGGCGTGCCGCAGACAAAGTTAAGTTCGCGTCCCAACACGTGTGGCAAGCTGTCCATCACCTCGAAATTGAGGGGATCGGCCACCGCCAGGGTCAGGTAGTAGCCGTCATCCTGGACCGGAATCACGTTGTAACGGCGGGCCACGTCCTCGGGCATCGATTCGGTGATCGTCGGCTCGAAGGAGAACGATTCCAGGTCCACGTAAGGGAGCCCGGCATTGGATGCCAGCACCTGCGCGACCGTCTCCTGGGTCAGGGTGCCTTGGCTCAACAGCTTCTCGATGAGGGTTTCGCGGCCTGAAAGCGCGAGGCGGGCATTCGCCACATCCTCATCGCTCACCATGCCGGATTCGATCAGCAATTGGGCGAGATATTCTTCGTTGGAAAACACGGGTTTTTGAGATCCAGGGATGGAAAAAGCCTTCCCGCGAATCGTTTCACGGGCTGCTGCTTGTCGCAGATTGGTCAACCCCGCCCGGTGTTGTCAACCAACCACGGCGCGATTTTCCGCATACGCGGATTCCCGTAACAACCCCGTCATTACAAGGCCCGGCGCGCCTCGGAGGCACTTCCCTGGCCCTCTATCAGAGGCGGAGGTCGTGGCCGCGTTGACGATCCAATACCAGCCCGCCCGCATCCTCTTGGATGCCCCGGCGGTGGATTCCCACCAGCATCCCCACCGCCGCGAGGGCGAAAACGATGCTCGATCCCCCGTACGAAATGAACGGCAGCGGCAGGCCGTCGTTCGGCAGGCAACCGGTGGTCACGGCAATGTTCTGCATGGCCGGAACGACGATCATGCAGGTCAGACCGATGGCCGCCAGCCGGGCGAAGACCGTTTTCGCCTGCGCCGCGATCCCGATCCCGCAGACGGCGATCATCACGTAGCAGAGCACCACCCCGAGGGTGGCCGGGAGCCCCAGTTCCTCGCCGATTTCCGGGAAAATGAAGTCGATGTGGGCGAAAGTCAGGTTTCCGAACTTCTCGTTGCCGTTGCCCAGGCCCACGCCGGTCGGTCCGCCATTGCCGAAGGCGATGAGCGCCCGCCATTGTTGCATCCCGTTGTCCTTCTGATGGTTCTCGGGATCGAGCCACGACTCGATGCGCGACCAGCGGACCGGATCGTGGCGGACGTAGGTGTAGGCCGCGGTCATCCCGAGGATGGCGATCGGGATCAGATAGCGGAGGCGGGTGCCGGCGCAGAAAAACACCGTGGCGCAGGCCATGGACATCGAAAGAGCGGAGCCGACGTCCGTTTCGATCGCGATCAGACCGATCGGCAGGCCGATGATCATCCCGGGCAGGATGAACCCGCGCCAGAAGGTGCGGGTCTCCGTCTGCCAGCGGGCAAACCAGCCCGCCAGCGCGATCACGCCCACCACACGGGCCAGCTCGGAGGGCTGGAACGCCCCCATCACCGGCATCTTCACCCAGCGTTTCGATCCGTAGATTTCGATCCCCACCCCGGGGATCAGGCACATCACCAGCAGCACGCAGACCGCCGCCAACGCCCACGGCCACAGCTTCCGCAGCGGGGCATCCGGCACCCGGGCGGCGAAAATGGCGAGCACCGCACCCACGACCACCATCAGGGCCTGTTTCTTGACGAAGGAGTAGGGCTCCCCCCCCTCCAGCACCCAGGCGCTCGTGCTCGCCAGCATCACCAGCCCGAGGCACACCAGGAGGGCCACGGCGATGCACAGGACGATGGCGGCGTAGCGGATCACCGGGTCAGTTGGGAATCGAAAGGGTCATGCCGGGCATCAGCTTGCGGGCATCGCTGATGCCGTTCGCCTTCATGAGCTGGTCCGGGCCGATCTTGTAGCGGCCGGCGATGCGGTAGAGGGTGTCACCGTTCTGCACCACGTAGCTGCGGCCCGAGGCAGCCTTCGGGGTCGAGGCCTCCTTTTCCTTCTCCTTGGTTTTCTCCTTGGTGACCGAGACCACCTTGGTGGAGGTGGCTTCCTTCTCCGAGGCGGTGGACTTGACCGGCTTTTCGGACGCACGGGTGGTGGCGGTGAAATCCGCGGTCGACCGCTTCGATTTCACGACCACGGCGTCCGGCACGACGGTGGCCTTCGGCACCTCGACCTCGTTGCCGCGCATGTCCGGCTGGTTGCCCAGACGGAGCGCCGCCAGCTCCGGCGATTCGGCCGGGGCGATGGTCTTCGGCGGGATCTTCAGAATCCGGCCCGCGCTGAGCGGGGTATTCAGGTTCGCCTCGCGGAGGGCACTTTCGTCGACCTTGTGCTGGGCCGCGATCGCCGCATAGGTCTCGCCGCTCCGCACCGGGTGCAGCTCGTCGGACTTGGAAACGGTCGGCAGCGTGGCGTTCGCCTGGGACGCGAGCGCGAGCGGGGCGGATTTCCCGGACGCGGAATCACCGCCGCGACCTTCCAGGCGCCAGTGGTGGAAAAACACCAGACCCGCGGCCACCACGTGCACGCCCACGATCACGGCGAGGGCCATGCCGATCTTGCGACCTGGCAATTCGGTATCGAAGTCACCCGCCATCGCGGTGGCGGCCACACGCTGCTTGCGGTTCTTCGTGACGGCGTGGAGACGCTTGATGATGCCCTTTTTGACGGGCTCCCGTTTGGTGGGAAGGGTCGGGTGATGTTTCATCGGGTTCAGCGCAGTTGATGGACGATGTCGCGGAAGACATTTCCGCGGTTTTCATAACCGGAGAACTGGTCGAACGACGACGTCCCCGGGGACAACAGGACCGTCGAACCCCGCGGCGCCAGGCGGCGGGCGGTGTGGACGGCTTCTTCGAGCGTGAAAACGGTTTCGACCGGCACGGCGTCCGCCAGCACCTTGCCCAGCGGCACGGCGATCTGGCCGAAGGTGACGGCGGCGAGGCCCTTGCGTTTCAGCAGCGGCACCACCGGGGCGTAATCGAGCCCCTTCTCCTTGCCGCCGGCGATCAGCACCACCGGGCGGGTCTGGGAGCGCAGCGCGCTTTCCAGCGCGTGCAGGTTGGTGGCCTTGGAATCGTTGAGGTACTCCACGCCATCAAGCGTGCGGATCAGCTCGCAGCGGTGCGGCGGCGGCGCGTAGCCATGCAGGGACTCCCGCATGGTGGCGAAGGGAATCCCCAGCGCGTGGCCAGCGGCGAGCGCGGCCATGGCGTTCTCCGCGTTGTGGAGGCCGCGCAGGCTGGTGTCGTGCTGGAGATCCAGCACCACCTCGCCGCGGTGGCGGACGACGAGACCGTCCGAGAACCAATCAGCGGACTCGTCCTCGGTGGAAAAGCGCTCGGTGCGGGCCACCAGCGCGGGCAAGGTCTCCCCGGCCCGGACCACCGCGGTGTCGGCGGTGGTCTGGTTTTCGAAAATCCGCAGCTTGGCGGCGTAGTAGGCCTCCACCGTCGGATAGCGGTCCATGTGGTCCGGCGCGAAATTCAGCCAGATGGCCACCACCGGATGCAGGGTGCGGATGGTTTCCAACTGGAACGAGCTGAGCTCCAGCGAAACCGCCGCGGGCTGTTCCTTCTGCAGGACCACCTCGGCCAGCGGCACGCCGTAGTTGCCGCAGGGTGTGCCACCGAGACCCGCGCCCGCCAAGATGCGGGCCACCAGCTCGGTGGTGGTGGTCTTGCCATTGGTGCCGGTGATGCCGACGATCCGGCCGGTGAAATAGCGCGCGGCAAACTCGGTTTCCCCGATCACCTCGCCCGCCTGTTCGGAGAACGCGGCGACGTAGGGACCGTAGGTGTCGATCCCCGGGCTCACGACCAGCAGGTCCGAGGTCACGGTGCTGCCGATGCCCGCGGTGGCGTGCGGCACGACACCCGCGCCTTCCGGCATGCCCTTGAAGACTTCCGCTCCCGCCGCGTCATACACGGTCACGGCCGCCCCTTCGCGCAGGGCGAGCGCGGCGGCGGCCCGGCCGCTGTGGCCGGCGCCAAGGACGGCGACATGTTTACCAGAAAGCGTCATGCGATTTTCAAAAGGGCGAGACCGAAGAGGGCGAGCATGATGGAGAGCAGCCAGAACCGGATGATCACCTGGTTCTCGTGCCAGCCGAGCAACTCGAAGTGGTGGTGGATGGGCGACATCTTGAAGATGCGCTTCTTCCGCAGCTTGAAGCTGCCGACCTGCAGGATCACCGAAAGCGCCTCCATCACGAACACGCCGCCGATGATGACGAGCAGCAGTTCCTGCTTGGTGCAGATTGCCGCCGTGGCGAGCGCGCCGCCGATGCCGAGCGAACCGGTGTCGCCCATGAAGACCTTCGCCGGATGGCAATTGAACCACAGGAACCCGAAGCCCGCGCCCACCAAGGCCATCAGGAACACCGCCAGTTCACCGACGTAGCGGTTGTGCGGGATCACCAGGTAATCGGTGGCCATGTAAAAATGCCCGGCCAAGTAGGCCAGCAGCGAGTAGGCGAGCGCGGTGGTGATCGTGCAACCGGTGGCCAAGCCATCGAGGCCATCGGTGAGGTTCACCGCGTTCGAGGTGCCGATGATGATCGCTACGAAGAACGGGATCGCCAGCCAGCCGAGATTGATCAGCGGGGCTTTCCACAGTGGGAAGCAAATCGCGCCGATGCCGATCGGCTCCTTGCCGAGCCGGAACCCGGCGACGCCCAGCGCGCGCTCGGCCTCGGTGGCACCGAAGCCGGAGATCTCCTTCTTGTAGTAAATGAAGCAGGCTGCCACCACCGCGATCACCAGTTGCCAGAACAGCTTGGTGCGGGCGCTGACGCCGTCCGACTTCTTTTCCTTCACCTTCTTGAAGTCATCACAGAAGCCCAACAGGCCACAGGCCCCCATGGTGCAGGCGCAGACCGCCACGAAGGGATTGAACACGCGCGCGCAGACCAGCGTCGAAACCAACACCACGCCGAGAATCAGGACGCCGCCCATGGTGGGCGTGCCGATCTTGCCACCATGCAGCTCCGCGAGCTTGTGGACCTCGGCGGCGGTGCGGATCGGCTGACCGACCTTCAACGAGATCAGCTTGCGGATCACCCGCGGCCCGATCAGCAGGCTGAGGATGAAGGACAGCAAGCAAGCCACCGCGGCACGGAAGGTGATGTAGCCGAGGAGGTTGAAAAACGAGTAGGTGTGGGCCCATCCCTCGGGATGGCGCGGGTTGGCGAGGATTTCCGCCTCATAGGCGGCTTTCCAGAAATCGTAGATCGCGGTGAGCATCAGGGACGGGGAAAGGCGGAGTTCATGACACGCTCGATGGCGGCGGAGCGGCTGCCCTTGAAGAGGACGACGTCCCCGGCATGGCAACCGGACGAGAGCCAGCCGGCGGCGGATTCGACATCGGGGAAATGGCGGCCGTTCTCGGCGGCCCCGGCGATTTCCTCGGCTCCATCGCCCACGGCGACCACGGTGATGCCGCGGCGGGCGGCGAGCTCACCAGTGCGGCGGTGGGCGGCGGGGGCGTGCTCGCCCTGCTCGGCCATCCGGCCCAGCACGGCGATGCGGCGGGAACCGGCGGCCACCGGCACATCGGCCAGGGTTTCCAAGGCGGCGGCCATGGATTCCGGGTTCGCGTTGTAGGTGTCGTCGAAAAGGGTGATGCCGTTCCACTCGATGCGGCGCAGGCGACCGCCGGTGAGGACGGTGGCGGAAAGACCGGCGGCGATTTCCTCCGGAGAAAGGCCCAGCTTCCAGGCGGCACCTGCGGCAAGCAGGGCGTTCGTGACCATGTGGCGGCCCGCCACCGGCAGCAGGACATCGGCTGGAGCCTCGCCCTCGATCACCAGCGTGAACCGCGAGAATCCGTCGCCGATTTCCAAGTTCTCCGCGCGCACCAGGCCGCGGCCATTGCCGACCGGCACCACGTGCGCCTTCGTGCGCTGGCGGAAGTATTCGTAGAAATCGCAGCCCGCGGGCAGAAACAGCGTGCCATCGGACGGCAGCGCGCGCGCGAGCATCCCCTTCTCTTCCGCGATGCCCTCGCGGGAGCCGAGATACTCGATGTGGGCGGTGCCGACATTGGTGATGATGCCGAACTTCGGACGCGCGATCTCGCACAGCGGCGCGATCTCGCCGCTGTGGTTCATGCCCATTTCCCACACCGCCGCGCCCGTGTCCTCGTCCGTGCCCAGCACGGTCAGCGGCACGCCGATGTGGTTGTTGAGGTTGCCCTTGGTCGCGCTGACCTTGAACCGGCGGGACAGCACCGAGGCCATGAAGTCCTTGGTGCTGGTCTTGCCGTTCGAACCGGTGATGCCGATCACCGGGATATCGAGCTGGCCGCGCCACCAGAACGCCAGGCGCTGCAGGGCGGCCAGCGTGTCCGGCACGACCACCACACCCGCGTTCTCCGGGGCTTCGCCTTCCCAGCCGACCACCACCAGCGCGGTGGCACCGGAATTCAGCGCCACCTCGGTGAAGCGGTGGCCGTCGAAATTCTCGCCGCGCAGGGCGAAGAACGCCGAGCCCGCGGGCAGCGTCCGGGTGTCCGTGGAAACCCCGGCGGACACACGCGCCTCCCCGGATCCCGCGGCGACCGTGGTGCCGAGGATTTCCGCGAGTTCGTGGACGGTGATGGTTCTCACGGGCGTTCCTCGGTTTCGCTGCGTTCGCGCAGCGCCTTCCAAGCGTGTTTGCGGTCGTCGAAGTCGATGGTCCGGTCGGCGAACTGCTGGTAGGTCTCGTGGCCCTTGCCGGCGATGAGGACGATGTCCCCCGCACGGGCGGCCTTCACCACCGAGGAGATGGCCTCCTCGCGGTCGGCGATGACCTTGTAATTCGCGCTGCCAATGCCTTTTTCGATTTCCTGAATGATCGCCATCGGATCCTCGCTGCGCGGATTGTCCGAGGTGATGATGCAGATGTCGCTGTTCTGGGCGGCGGCGGCCCCCATCAGCGGGCGCTTGGTGCGGTCGCGATCACCCCCGCAGCCGAAGACGGTGATCAGGCGGCGCGGGTTCAGCTCGCGCAAGGTGCGGCAGGCGTTTTCGAGGGCGTCCGGCGTGTGCGCGTAATCCACGAACACGGTGGCGCCACCCGCCTGGCCAATGTTTTCCATGCGGCCCGGGACCTGAGGGGCCTCGGCGATGGCGGCGACGGATTCGCGCGGGCGGATGCCACAGGCGCTGGCCGCGGCGATCGCGCCAAGGAGGTTGTAAACGTTGAAGCGGCCGATGAGCGGCGCGCGGACCAGGAACGATTTACCCTTCGCGGTGAGCTCGAACTCCATACCGCGAGCGCTCTGCTTCAGGTTGTTCGCGCGGAAATCGGTGTGGACGCCGAAACCGAAGCGGTAGACCGGCAGCTTGCCTTCCAGCGACTCGGCGATCTCCAAACCGTGGGCGTCGTCGACGTTGATCACGGCCACCGGCTTCTTGCCGAGCGGATTGTCCGCCAGCTTGTCGAACCACGACTTCTTCGCCTCGAAGTAGCGCTCCATCGTGCCGTGGTAGTCGAGATGGTCCTGCGTGAGATTCGTGAAAATCGCGGCGTCGAAGCCGAGCGAGGCGATCCGCTGCTGATCGATCCCGTGCGAGGACACCTCCATCGAGACACCGCGGCAACCGTGGTCCCGCATGCGGCCGAGCAGGCCCTGGAGCTCCAGCGAACCCGGGGTGGTGGAGGTGGCGGGCACCGCCTTTTCGCCATCGTCCACGGTCACCGTGCCGAGCAAACCGGCTCGGTGCCAAGTGGTCTTCATCAGGTGATGAACCAGGAAGGCGGTGGTGGTCTTGCCATTGGTGCCGGTCACCCCGGCGATGGCCATGTCCTTCCAAGCGTCGCCATTGAAGGCGCTGGCGAATACCGCGAGCACGTAGCGGCTGTCCGGCACATGCAGCCAGGTGACGGCGGTGGAGAAATTCCGCGGCTGGGCGGTTTCCGCCACGATCACGGTCGATCCGGCCTCGATCGCCTTGTCGATGTAGTCATGCCCGTCGGCGGCTTCCCCGCGGACGGCGACAAAGAGAACTCCGGGCCCGGCCTGGCGGGAGTCATCGGTGACGGAGGTGAGTTCCTGATCGAGGGATCCGGCGACCGTCGAGCGGGTGAGTTTGGCAGCAAGGTCGCGGAGGATCATCGGTTGGCAGTCCGGGAAGACGGGGTTTCGACGGGTTCGGTCGGTTGCAAATTCATGGCGTTGGCGATCCGGGCCGCCATTTTGCCAAACACCGGGGCGGCGATGGTGCCGCCGTAGAGGGTCACCTTGGTCGTACGCGGATCGTCGATCACGACCACCGCCACGAACTTGGGATCCTCGGCGGGAAGCATGCCCGCGAAGGACACCGTGTAGTGCCCCTCGAGGTACCCCCGCCCGTTCGGATTGTGCATTTTGGCCGTGCCGGTTTTGCCGGCGACATGGTGGCCCGGGACGGCAGCGAGGGGTGCGGTGCCCTGTTTATCAACCACTTTTTGAAGCGCGGCGCGCATTTTCCGGGCAACCTCGGGTTTCAGCACCTGGGAGACGGTTTCCGGATCGAAACGCTCGACCACGCTGCCGTCGTTGGCGATCAGCCCCTTGACGATGTGGGGCTTCAGCAGCCTGCCATCGTTGGCGATCGCGCAGTAGGCCGTCGCCACCTGCAAGGGCGTGACGTTCAAGGCGTAACCGTAGGACGCACGGGAGAAATCGACCGGATTCCCGGAATTCTTCGCCCGGCCGGAGCTTTCGCCCGCGAGCAGCACCCCGGTCTTCTTGCCGAAGCCGAATTGGTTCACGTAGCGGTAGAAACGGTCGTTGCCGAGCTGGCGGGCCAGCTTGTAGGCACCGATGTTGCTGGATTTCTGGAGGATACCCTCGACCGTCAGCATGCCGTAGCTGCCGTGGTCCGGCACCTTGATCGGGCCTTCCTGATAGAGGCCGTTGTGGCAGAAAATCGAGGTCTGCGGGGTGACCAGTCCCTCGTTCAAGGCCGCTGCGGAGGCCACGATCTTGAAGGTCGAACCGGGCTCGTAGACCGCCTGCATGGCGAAGTTGAACCCGTTCGTGGAGATGTTCTCACGGCGGTTCAGGTCGAAATTCGGGCGGCTGACCATGGCGAGGATGCCACCGGTCTTCGGGTCCATCACGACGACGGCCGCGCGCTTCGACTGATATTCGATCATCGCCGCGTCCAGCTCCTCCTCCACGATCGTCTGGATGCCCATGTCGAGCGTGAGCTGGACATTGAGCCCCGCCTTCGGCGGACACAGGCTGCCCGCATCGCCGGGCATCGGCAGCCCGCGGTTGTTGCTCTTGTATTGGCGCCAGCCGTCGCGGCCGCAGAGATACTCCTCCATCGAGGCCTCGATGCCGGCTTTTCCAACGGTGCGGTACAGGACATCCCCGTCCTCGTCGGTCTCCTCTTTCTCGCCGGTGTAGCCGGTGACGTGCGTGGCGAGGGTCGGCGAGGTGTACCAGCGCTTCAGCGAGTTCACCAGCTTGATGCCGCGCACGCCGCTGTCCTCGAGGGCATCGCGCAGCGGCTCGGCGAGATCACCGGGCAGGTCCTTCGCGATCGGGAAAGTCCCCTTGCCGCCGGTCGAGCGCTTCTCCTCGATCTTGGCGCGCAGCTCCTCCCGGCGCATCCCGAGCGGGCGCGCCAGCACGCCGATGGCGTAGGCGAGGTGTTTCTCGACGATCGCGTCCTCCGTTTCACTGGAAAGGATCTTGCCGCGGATCTGGCTGAGCACCTTGTCCCGGTCCCGGCCATCGAGCGCGCTCCAGTCCGGGCGGGCGTGGGCCTCGGCGTAGGCCAGGCCGTAAGCCGCGATCTTCGGATCGGTGAGGTGCATCAGGTCCACGACCACCGAGGACATCGGCAGGCTCTTCGCCAGCACCTCCTCGTTGCAATCGACGATCATGCCCCGCATCGCGGGCAGTTTCTCCGAGCGCTGGTAGGTCCTGTTCGAGCTCCGGGCGTACCGCTGCCGATCCACGAGCTGGATCTGGATCAGGCGGGCCGAGAGGCCGCTCATCCCGGTCACGAGGACCGCGCAGACGACCAATGACCGGCTCTGGAACGTGCGGAGCATGCTAGGGAACGGCGGAAACCACCG comes from Luteolibacter sp. LG18 and encodes:
- a CDS encoding penicillin-binding protein 2 — translated: MLRTFQSRSLVVCAVLVTGMSGLSARLIQIQLVDRQRYARSSNRTYQRSEKLPAMRGMIVDCNEEVLAKSLPMSSVVVDLMHLTDPKIAAYGLAYAEAHARPDWSALDGRDRDKVLSQIRGKILSSETEDAIVEKHLAYAIGVLARPLGMRREELRAKIEEKRSTGGKGTFPIAKDLPGDLAEPLRDALEDSGVRGIKLVNSLKRWYTSPTLATHVTGYTGEKEETDEDGDVLYRTVGKAGIEASMEEYLCGRDGWRQYKSNNRGLPMPGDAGSLCPPKAGLNVQLTLDMGIQTIVEEELDAAMIEYQSKRAAVVVMDPKTGGILAMVSRPNFDLNRRENISTNGFNFAMQAVYEPGSTFKIVASAAALNEGLVTPQTSIFCHNGLYQEGPIKVPDHGSYGMLTVEGILQKSSNIGAYKLARQLGNDRFYRYVNQFGFGKKTGVLLAGESSGRAKNSGNPVDFSRASYGYALNVTPLQVATAYCAIANDGRLLKPHIVKGLIANDGSVVERFDPETVSQVLKPEVARKMRAALQKVVDKQGTAPLAAVPGHHVAGKTGTAKMHNPNGRGYLEGHYTVSFAGMLPAEDPKFVAVVVIDDPRTTKVTLYGGTIAAPVFGKMAARIANAMNLQPTEPVETPSSRTANR